One Acanthochromis polyacanthus isolate Apoly-LR-REF ecotype Palm Island chromosome 6, KAUST_Apoly_ChrSc, whole genome shotgun sequence DNA segment encodes these proteins:
- the LOC127534478 gene encoding collagen alpha-1(I) chain-like, which yields MRRVTVPPPLKVRLLAHPGPIGDGPDAGQVGAGPAVESLTNGGPPAAGLGTGRRHDGTLLEAGLGTGRRHDGTLLEAGLGTGRRHDGDLPPGVEPVARLETGDEGTPPGVGPVAGLETGSRIGGTPPGAGLGTGRRIGGTPPGAGLGAGLETGDGGTPLGAGQVAGLETGDGLEGQEGQEGQTGLEGLTELEGQEGQEGQTELEGQEGQEGQTELEGQEGQEGQTEQEGQEGQTGLEGQTEQEGQEGLTELEGQEGQTGLEGQTELEGQEGQEGQTELEGQEGQEGQTGLEGQTEQEGQEGLTEPEGQEGLIEPEGQEGLTEREGQEGLTEPEGQEGLTEPEGQEGLTEPEGQEGLTEPEGQEELTEPEELTGQEELTGQEELEGLTGQEELEGLTGQEELEGLTGQEGPTEPEEQEGLTEPEEQEGLEELTEPEGQAGETTQGRPLLHGNHTVLIWSLQEDHSMSKWY from the exons ATGAGGAgggtgacagtacccccccctctCAAGGTGCGCCTCCTGGCGCACCCAGGACCGATCGGG GACGGCCCGGATGCAGGACAGGTTGGGGCTGGACCGGCAGTAGAGAGCCTGACCAACGGAGGTCCTCCGgcggccgggctgggaaccggcaggaGGCACGACGGGACccttctggaggccgggctgggaaccggcaggaGGCACGACGGGACccttctggaggccgggctgggaaccggcaggaGGCACGACGGGGACCTTCCTCCGGGGGTCGAGCCGGTGGCCAGGCTGGAAACCGGCGATGAGGGAACCCCTCCGGGGGTCGGGCCGGTGGCCGGGCTGGAAACCGGCAGCAGAATCGGCGgaacccctccgggggccgggctgggaaccggccgCAGAATCGGCGgaacccctccgggggccgggcTGGGGGCCGGACTGGAAACCGGCGACGGTGGAACCCCTCTGGGGGCCGGGCAGGTGGCTGGACTGGAAACCGGCGACg GACTGGAGGGTCAGGAGGGACAGGAAggacagactggactggagggactgactgaactAGAGGGTCAGGAGGGACAGGAAGGACAGACTGAACTAGAGGGTCAGGAGGGACAGGAAGGACAGACTGAACTAGAGGGTCAGGAGGGACAGGAAGGACAGACTGAACAGGAGGGACAGGAAggacagactggactggagggacagaCTGAACAGGAGGGTCAGGAAggactgactgaactggagggacaggaaggacagactggactggagggacagaCTGAACTAGAGGGTCAGGAGGGACAGGAAGGACAGACTGAACTCGAGGGTCAGGAGGGACAGGAAggacagactggactggagggacagaCTGAACAGGAGGGTCAGGAAGGACTGACTGAACCAGAGGGTCAGGAAGGACTGATTGAACCAGAGGGACAAGAGGGACTGACTGAACGAGAGGGACAAGAGGGACTGACTGAACCAGAGGGACAAGAGGGACTGACTGAACCAGAGGGACAAGAGGGACTGACTGAACCAGAGGGACAAGAGGGACTGACTGAACCAGAGGGACAGGAGGAGCTGACTGAACCGGAAGAACTGACTGGACAGGAAGAACTGACTGGACAGGAAGaactggagggactgactggaCAGGAGGaactggagggactgactggaCAGGAGGaactggagggactgactggaCAGGAAGGACCGACAGAGCCAGAGGAACAGGAGGGACTGACAGAGCCAGAGGAACAGGAGGGACTGGAGGAACTGACTGAACCAGAGGGACAGGCTGGAGAGACAACACAGGGGAGACCACTCCTGCATGGGAACCATACGGTGTTAATTTGGTCCCTGCAGGAGGACCACTCGATGTCAAAGTGGTATTGA